Proteins found in one Venturia canescens isolate UGA chromosome 6, ASM1945775v1, whole genome shotgun sequence genomic segment:
- the Cat gene encoding catalase isoform X1: protein MLFQAPSSRTYSSCDTPSKFSDETDEMARDPAADQLANYQKSIKGDVPVLLTGNGAPIANKTASLTIGPRGPTLLQDFTYLDEMSHFDRERIPERVVHAKGAGAFGYFEVTHDITQYSRAKVFAGIGKRTPIAVRFSTVGGESGSADTVRDPRGFSVKFYTEEGIWDLVGNNTPIFFVKDPMLFPSFIHTQKRNPVTHLKDSDMFWDFLSLRTESLHQTMILFSDRGIPDGHRHMNGYGSHTFKLINDRDKMVYCKFHYKTDQGIRNLLAEKAAELASSDPDYGIRDLYNAIAKGNYPSWTLYIQVMTLKEAETFRWNPFDVTKVWPHKEYPLIPVGKLVLDRNPTNYFADVEQAAFDPAHMPPGIEPSPDKMLQGRLFAYGDTHRHRLGPNHLQLPVNCPYKVLSTMNYQRDGFMTLNNQNGAPNYYPNSFSGPRECPGVSSPSFYVAGNVDRHDPVDEDDYSQAGTLYRDVLDDDAKTRLVNALVGSLSGASNFIVERAVQNFSKVDINLGRRLTEGLRRAGKNINISGKSANL from the exons GGCGACGTTCCAGTTTTACTGACCGGAAATGGAGCACCGATTGCAAATAAAACGGCCAGTCTTACGATTGGCCCACGTGGGCCGACGTTGCTACAGGACTTCACGTATCTCGACGAAATGTCGCATTTCGATAGGGAGAGAATACCGGAACGTGTCGTCCATGCCAAAGGagctg gTGCTTTCGGTTATTTCGAAGTGACCCATGACATAACGCAATACAGCAGGGCCAAAGTATTCGCGGGCATTGGAAAGAGAACGCCGATAGCCGTGAGGTTTTCCACGGTTGGTGGAGAGAGCGGTTCCGCGGACACGGTGAG agACCCTCGTGGCTTCTCAGTAAAATTCTACACGGAGGAAGGCATATGGGATCTCGTTGGGAATAACACGCCTATTTTCTTCGTCAAAGATCCAATGTTATTTCCAAGCTTTATTCACACTCAGAAAAGGAATCCTGTCACTCACCTGAAG GACTCTGACATGTTCTGGGACTTTTTATCTCTTCGTACGGAGTCACTGCACCAAACGATGATATTATTCAGCGATCGTGGTATTCCGGATGGGCATCGACACATGAATGGCTACGGTTCCCACACGTTTAAACTCATTAACGACCGTGACAAAATGGTCTACTGCAAATTCCATTACAAG ACTGATCAAGGAATTCGCAATCTTCTTGCGGAAAAGGCAGCAGAGCTTGCATCATCGGATCCGGATTACGGGATCCGAGATTTGTACAACGCAATTGCAAAGGGAAATTATCCATCGTGGACACTATACATCCAAGTGATGACTCTCAAAGAGGCTGAAACTTTCCGATGGAATCCCTTTGATGTTACGAAG GTATGGCCGCACAAAGAGTATCCTCTGATACCCGTCGGTAAGCTCGTCCTTGACAGGAATCCGACTAATTATTTCGCTGATGTCGAGCAAGCAGCGTTCGATCCTGCTCACATGCCGCCCGGGATCGAGCCCAGTCCGGACAAAATGCTCCAGGGACGTCTTTTCGCTTACGGCGACACACACAGGCATCGACTGGGACCTAATCATCTGCAGCTTCCCGTCAATTGTCCTTACAAG GTCCTTTCGACCATGAATTATCAGCGAGACGGTTTCATGACGCTAAACAATCAGAACGGAGCACCGAATTATTATCCCAACAGTTTCAGCGGGCCCCGAGAATGTCCAGGAGTCAGTTCTCCAAGTTTTTACGTAGCGGGTAACGTGGATCGTCACGACCCGGTTGACGAGGACGATTACAGCCAGGCCGGCACACTTTATCGCGACGTTCTCGACGACGACGCGAAAACTCGTCTCGTGAACGCTCTCGTCGGCAGTCTTTCCGGCGCATCGAACTTTATCGTCGAAAGAGCCGTGCAAAATTTCTCCAAGGTTGACATTAACCTCGGCAGAAGACTGACCGAGGGTCTCAGACGAGCGGGCAAAAATATCAACATTTCCGGCAAATCTGCTAATCTCTAA
- the Cat gene encoding catalase isoform X2 — protein MIVYGSRTYSSCDTPSKFSDETDEMARDPAADQLANYQKSIKGDVPVLLTGNGAPIANKTASLTIGPRGPTLLQDFTYLDEMSHFDRERIPERVVHAKGAGAFGYFEVTHDITQYSRAKVFAGIGKRTPIAVRFSTVGGESGSADTVRDPRGFSVKFYTEEGIWDLVGNNTPIFFVKDPMLFPSFIHTQKRNPVTHLKDSDMFWDFLSLRTESLHQTMILFSDRGIPDGHRHMNGYGSHTFKLINDRDKMVYCKFHYKTDQGIRNLLAEKAAELASSDPDYGIRDLYNAIAKGNYPSWTLYIQVMTLKEAETFRWNPFDVTKVWPHKEYPLIPVGKLVLDRNPTNYFADVEQAAFDPAHMPPGIEPSPDKMLQGRLFAYGDTHRHRLGPNHLQLPVNCPYKVLSTMNYQRDGFMTLNNQNGAPNYYPNSFSGPRECPGVSSPSFYVAGNVDRHDPVDEDDYSQAGTLYRDVLDDDAKTRLVNALVGSLSGASNFIVERAVQNFSKVDINLGRRLTEGLRRAGKNINISGKSANL, from the exons GGCGACGTTCCAGTTTTACTGACCGGAAATGGAGCACCGATTGCAAATAAAACGGCCAGTCTTACGATTGGCCCACGTGGGCCGACGTTGCTACAGGACTTCACGTATCTCGACGAAATGTCGCATTTCGATAGGGAGAGAATACCGGAACGTGTCGTCCATGCCAAAGGagctg gTGCTTTCGGTTATTTCGAAGTGACCCATGACATAACGCAATACAGCAGGGCCAAAGTATTCGCGGGCATTGGAAAGAGAACGCCGATAGCCGTGAGGTTTTCCACGGTTGGTGGAGAGAGCGGTTCCGCGGACACGGTGAG agACCCTCGTGGCTTCTCAGTAAAATTCTACACGGAGGAAGGCATATGGGATCTCGTTGGGAATAACACGCCTATTTTCTTCGTCAAAGATCCAATGTTATTTCCAAGCTTTATTCACACTCAGAAAAGGAATCCTGTCACTCACCTGAAG GACTCTGACATGTTCTGGGACTTTTTATCTCTTCGTACGGAGTCACTGCACCAAACGATGATATTATTCAGCGATCGTGGTATTCCGGATGGGCATCGACACATGAATGGCTACGGTTCCCACACGTTTAAACTCATTAACGACCGTGACAAAATGGTCTACTGCAAATTCCATTACAAG ACTGATCAAGGAATTCGCAATCTTCTTGCGGAAAAGGCAGCAGAGCTTGCATCATCGGATCCGGATTACGGGATCCGAGATTTGTACAACGCAATTGCAAAGGGAAATTATCCATCGTGGACACTATACATCCAAGTGATGACTCTCAAAGAGGCTGAAACTTTCCGATGGAATCCCTTTGATGTTACGAAG GTATGGCCGCACAAAGAGTATCCTCTGATACCCGTCGGTAAGCTCGTCCTTGACAGGAATCCGACTAATTATTTCGCTGATGTCGAGCAAGCAGCGTTCGATCCTGCTCACATGCCGCCCGGGATCGAGCCCAGTCCGGACAAAATGCTCCAGGGACGTCTTTTCGCTTACGGCGACACACACAGGCATCGACTGGGACCTAATCATCTGCAGCTTCCCGTCAATTGTCCTTACAAG GTCCTTTCGACCATGAATTATCAGCGAGACGGTTTCATGACGCTAAACAATCAGAACGGAGCACCGAATTATTATCCCAACAGTTTCAGCGGGCCCCGAGAATGTCCAGGAGTCAGTTCTCCAAGTTTTTACGTAGCGGGTAACGTGGATCGTCACGACCCGGTTGACGAGGACGATTACAGCCAGGCCGGCACACTTTATCGCGACGTTCTCGACGACGACGCGAAAACTCGTCTCGTGAACGCTCTCGTCGGCAGTCTTTCCGGCGCATCGAACTTTATCGTCGAAAGAGCCGTGCAAAATTTCTCCAAGGTTGACATTAACCTCGGCAGAAGACTGACCGAGGGTCTCAGACGAGCGGGCAAAAATATCAACATTTCCGGCAAATCTGCTAATCTCTAA